In the genome of Fulvivirga maritima, one region contains:
- a CDS encoding PIG-L family deacetylase has translation MKRSILLSLTLLFITAAFAQKPDKPDAAEVLLKLKKLNFLGNVLYMAAHPDDENTRLIAYLSNETLANIGYLALTRGDGGQNLIGPEIREGLGIIRTQELLAARRVDGGKQFFSRANDFGYSKTATETLEIWDEDQVLSDAVWIFRKFRPDVVITRFPPDERAGHGHHTTSAIMAEKAFKAAANKSQYPAQLKYVDTWQTKRLYTNTGRWWNPNMTGEEDGVLTIDVGTYSPLLGKSYTEIAAISRSQHKSQGFGSSGSRGESKEFLEYVMGDEAEEDIFEGIDTSWKRVKGGEKIGKIVSQAIEKYNPAEPSAILPELIEARQAISKLSDPYWKQLKLSEVDYLIKAVTGLFIEAVADDYAVTPSKEVKLSLEVINRSPINITLEEIQYAQKNDTTVNAKLIENKDFAFSHTYTIPENAAFSQPYWLREEGTLGMYKVEDQTMRGKPENDPALQVKVSLSIEGEQISYSVPVVYKWNDPVGGELYRPFAVTPPVFVNLNEGVYIFSGDESKTVTVDVKAVEDNLKGKLKLKVPSGWKVNPASYDLAIDKKWGESHYSFELLPPSEQSTGDVQAVVELDGHEYSNSLTNIDYDHIPAQMLMNKAASKVVKLDIKKSGQMVGYIQGAGDAIPAALREIGYEVWEMSESDIKPDNLQKMDAVILGVRALNTNERISFYMDDLLDYAKNGGTLIVQYNNSYHLHADHFAPYPLELSRDRVTEEDAEVRILKPDHQVMNYPNKITSKDFEGWVQERGLYFPHSWDSHYEAILSSNDKEEKKSPKNGGLLIAPYGKGHYIYTGYSWFRELPAGVPGAYRLFVNLVSLGADKPADTKVNKSN, from the coding sequence ATGAAGAGATCAATACTATTATCCCTTACTTTATTATTTATCACCGCCGCCTTTGCACAGAAGCCTGATAAGCCTGATGCTGCCGAAGTACTGCTTAAGCTAAAGAAACTAAACTTTCTTGGTAATGTGCTGTATATGGCTGCTCACCCAGATGATGAGAACACCAGGCTCATAGCTTATCTATCTAATGAGACACTTGCCAATATAGGTTACCTGGCTCTTACTCGTGGTGATGGCGGACAAAACTTAATAGGACCAGAAATAAGAGAAGGTCTTGGTATAATAAGAACGCAGGAGCTCCTGGCAGCCAGAAGGGTAGATGGTGGCAAGCAGTTTTTCTCCAGAGCTAATGATTTCGGTTACTCAAAAACAGCTACAGAGACATTAGAGATATGGGATGAAGATCAGGTACTGTCTGATGCCGTTTGGATTTTCAGAAAATTCAGACCTGATGTAGTCATCACCAGATTCCCACCTGATGAAAGAGCAGGCCATGGTCATCATACCACTTCAGCTATTATGGCAGAAAAGGCCTTTAAAGCAGCGGCTAATAAATCACAATACCCAGCACAGCTTAAATATGTAGATACCTGGCAAACCAAAAGACTTTATACTAACACCGGTAGATGGTGGAACCCCAACATGACGGGTGAAGAAGATGGAGTACTTACCATTGATGTTGGAACATATAGCCCTTTATTGGGTAAATCTTATACTGAAATAGCAGCTATAAGCAGAAGTCAGCACAAAAGTCAGGGCTTTGGTTCTAGCGGAAGTAGAGGGGAGTCTAAGGAATTTTTAGAGTATGTAATGGGAGATGAAGCCGAAGAAGACATATTCGAAGGAATTGATACTTCATGGAAAAGAGTAAAGGGCGGAGAGAAAATAGGTAAAATAGTATCTCAAGCAATAGAGAAGTACAACCCTGCTGAGCCTTCAGCAATATTACCTGAGCTAATAGAAGCCAGGCAAGCCATTAGCAAATTGAGTGATCCTTATTGGAAGCAGCTGAAGCTATCTGAAGTAGATTATTTAATCAAAGCGGTTACAGGTTTATTTATTGAAGCAGTGGCTGATGATTATGCGGTAACACCAAGTAAAGAGGTGAAGCTTTCATTAGAAGTAATCAACCGATCTCCGATAAATATTACTCTTGAAGAAATTCAATACGCACAGAAAAATGACACTACAGTAAATGCAAAGCTCATTGAGAATAAAGACTTTGCTTTTTCTCACACTTATACCATCCCAGAGAACGCTGCATTTTCACAGCCATATTGGTTAAGAGAAGAGGGGACTTTAGGCATGTATAAGGTGGAAGACCAGACCATGAGAGGAAAGCCCGAAAATGATCCAGCTTTGCAAGTAAAAGTGTCACTGAGCATTGAGGGAGAGCAAATTTCTTATTCAGTGCCTGTGGTATATAAATGGAATGATCCTGTAGGAGGAGAACTTTATAGACCTTTTGCTGTCACTCCACCGGTATTTGTTAACCTTAATGAAGGCGTTTACATATTTTCTGGTGATGAATCAAAAACAGTAACGGTTGATGTAAAAGCTGTTGAAGATAACCTAAAAGGGAAGTTAAAGTTAAAAGTACCCTCTGGCTGGAAAGTAAATCCTGCCAGCTATGATTTGGCTATTGATAAGAAGTGGGGCGAATCTCATTATAGCTTTGAGCTTTTACCTCCGTCAGAACAAAGTACAGGAGACGTGCAGGCAGTAGTAGAGCTTGATGGACATGAGTATAGTAATAGCCTTACTAACATAGATTATGATCACATTCCTGCTCAGATGCTAATGAATAAAGCAGCATCTAAAGTGGTGAAATTAGATATTAAGAAGAGTGGCCAAATGGTAGGCTACATTCAAGGTGCTGGAGATGCCATACCTGCTGCACTTAGAGAAATAGGCTATGAAGTTTGGGAGATGAGCGAAAGTGATATCAAACCTGATAACCTTCAAAAAATGGATGCCGTGATTTTAGGTGTAAGAGCTCTAAATACTAATGAAAGAATTTCTTTCTATATGGATGATCTGCTTGATTATGCCAAAAATGGAGGAACTTTAATTGTTCAGTATAATAACAGCTATCATTTACATGCAGATCATTTTGCACCATATCCTTTGGAGCTTTCTAGAGACAGAGTTACTGAAGAAGATGCCGAAGTGAGAATATTAAAGCCTGATCATCAGGTGATGAACTACCCTAATAAAATTACCAGTAAAGACTTTGAAGGATGGGTACAGGAGAGAGGACTTTACTTCCCTCATAGTTGGGACAGTCATTATGAAGCCATTTTATCTAGTAATGACAAAGAAGAAAAGAAAAGCCCTAAAAATGGCGGATTATTAATAGCGCCATATGGCAAAGGACATTATATATATACAGGTTACTCTTGGTTTAGAGAGTTGCCAGCAGGTGTGCCAGGTGCGTATAGGCTGTTTGTTAATTTAGTGTCACTAGGAGCTGATAAGCCTGCTGATACTAAGGTGAATAAGTCTAACTAA
- a CDS encoding sodium:solute symporter — protein sequence MSVLDWTVLLGTLFLIVVYGLWKSRGSKNISQYLKGDNSLKWGTIGLSVMATQASAITFLSTPGQAYESGMAFVQNYFGLPIAIIIVAAIFVPIYYKLNVYTAYEFLEQRFDLKTRLLGAFLFLIQRGLAAGITIYAPAIILSTMLHWDLTYTILFTGILVVLYTVSGGTKAVSITQKYQMAVIMLGMFRAFFIIISYLPENVSFINALHVAGKMDKLDVVDFSFDPEKRYTIWTGLTGGFFLALSYFGADQSQVQRYVGAKSVAESRLGLIFNALFKVPMQFFILLVGVMVFVFYQFEEPPVFFKSVEMEQLRASEYRADIQALEDQYSANFEEKKTNIVNLVDALNENDEQQIATYTDQVKQHKASEQKIRQEVKGLLKEYDESIETKDSDYVFLTFITNYLPEGVVGLLLAVIFSAAMSSSSGELNALGSTASIDFYKRVFKKEASDKHYLIASKLLTAFWGILAVGFALFASLVENLIEAVNILGSIFYGVILGMFLIAFFIKYIKGNAVFYAAIISQITVIFLFKTLSISYLWYNVIGCVLVVVLSHLIHSTLNFNKSK from the coding sequence ATGAGTGTTTTAGATTGGACGGTACTGTTGGGTACACTCTTCTTGATAGTAGTTTATGGGCTTTGGAAGAGTAGGGGGAGTAAAAATATAAGCCAATACCTAAAAGGAGATAATTCCTTAAAATGGGGCACCATTGGTCTTTCTGTAATGGCTACTCAGGCCAGTGCCATTACCTTTTTGTCTACGCCAGGGCAGGCGTATGAATCTGGAATGGCCTTCGTTCAAAATTACTTTGGTTTGCCAATAGCCATCATTATTGTAGCAGCCATATTTGTTCCTATTTATTATAAGCTCAATGTTTACACTGCATACGAGTTTTTGGAGCAGCGTTTCGATCTTAAAACCAGACTATTAGGAGCCTTCCTTTTTTTAATACAAAGAGGCCTGGCCGCGGGTATTACCATTTATGCTCCGGCTATTATTCTTTCTACCATGCTGCATTGGGACCTTACCTATACCATTCTCTTTACGGGGATTTTGGTGGTGCTGTATACGGTGAGTGGCGGCACTAAAGCGGTGAGCATCACCCAAAAATATCAGATGGCAGTGATCATGCTCGGCATGTTTAGGGCCTTTTTTATTATAATTAGTTATCTGCCTGAGAATGTCTCTTTTATTAATGCCCTGCATGTAGCAGGTAAAATGGACAAGCTGGATGTAGTTGATTTTTCTTTTGACCCAGAAAAAAGGTATACGATATGGACAGGGCTCACCGGCGGGTTCTTTCTTGCCTTATCCTATTTTGGAGCTGACCAATCTCAGGTGCAAAGGTACGTAGGGGCTAAATCTGTTGCTGAAAGTAGATTAGGTCTCATTTTTAATGCACTTTTTAAAGTGCCTATGCAGTTCTTTATTTTGCTGGTAGGGGTAATGGTATTCGTTTTTTATCAGTTTGAGGAGCCGCCAGTGTTCTTTAAGTCAGTAGAAATGGAGCAGTTGAGAGCTAGTGAATACAGGGCTGATATTCAGGCTCTGGAAGATCAGTATTCAGCTAATTTCGAAGAGAAAAAGACAAATATCGTTAATCTGGTAGATGCCTTGAATGAAAATGATGAACAACAAATAGCTACTTATACCGATCAGGTAAAACAACATAAGGCATCAGAACAGAAAATCAGACAAGAGGTAAAAGGCCTTTTAAAAGAATATGATGAAAGTATAGAAACAAAGGATTCTGATTATGTCTTTCTCACTTTTATAACTAATTATCTGCCTGAAGGAGTGGTGGGGTTATTGTTGGCCGTGATTTTTTCAGCTGCCATGTCATCTTCCTCTGGCGAGTTAAATGCACTTGGTTCTACGGCATCCATAGATTTTTATAAGCGAGTATTTAAAAAGGAGGCTTCAGACAAGCATTATCTGATAGCATCTAAACTGTTAACCGCCTTTTGGGGGATTTTAGCTGTCGGTTTTGCATTATTTGCCAGTTTGGTAGAGAACCTGATAGAAGCGGTGAATATTTTAGGCTCCATTTTTTATGGTGTAATCTTAGGCATGTTTTTAATCGCCTTTTTTATAAAATATATTAAAGGTAATGCTGTTTTTTATGCCGCAATCATTTCTCAAATAACTGTAATTTTTTTATTTAAAACACTTTCTATCAGTTATTTATGGTATAATGTTATAGGTTGTGTTCTTGTGGTAGTACTTTCTCATCTGATCCATTCTACCCTAAACTTCAATAAATCTAAATAA